In Apium graveolens cultivar Ventura chromosome 10, ASM990537v1, whole genome shotgun sequence, the following are encoded in one genomic region:
- the LOC141689015 gene encoding acid phosphatase 1-like — translation MKTLYTFLLFLCLFYASSCQENFDPHTLPRPLLVDLYQKLPLSEDVVLHCTSWRFAVEANNLSPWKTIPQECKDYVDDYMNDKGYISDLERVSKEARLYASTVELKGDGKDVWVFDVDETLLSNLPYYADHGYGLEVFDNVAFDKWVDKGTAEAIESSLKLYEELVKLGFKVFLLTGRSERRRNITVENLTKSGFHGWEKLILRGAEDQGKPAMQFKSEKRSQMVEEGYRIHGNSGDQWSDLLGSPISVRSFKLPNPMYYIA, via the exons ATGAAGACTTTATATACATTCTTGTTGTTTTTGTGTCTGTTTTATGCATCTTCTTGTCAAGAAAATTTCGACCCTCACACACTTCCAAGGCCTTTACTTGTCGATTTGTACCAGAAACTACCCTTATCAGAAGATGTAGTTTTGCATTGTACTAGCTGGAGGTTTGCTGTGGAAGCAAATAATTTGAGCCCCTGGAAAACTATTCCACAAGAATGTAAAGACTATGTGGATGATTATATGAATGATAAGGGTTATATAAGTGATCTCGAAAGGGTTTCGAAAGAGGCTAGATTGTATGCTTCAACTGTGGAACTTAAAGGAGATGGGAAGGATGTTTGGGTGTTTGATGTGGATGAGACTTTGCTTTCTAATCTTCCTTATTATGCTGATCATGGTTATGG ATTGGAGGTTTTTGATAATGTGGCATTTGATAAATGGGTCGACAAGGGAACAGCAGAGGCAATCGAGTCCAGCTTGAAGCTTTACGAGGAACTAGTAAAGCTTGGTTTCAAGGTTTTCTTGCTGACTGGACGCAGCGAAAGGCGCAGAAACATTACTGTTGAGAACTTAACTAAGAGTGGCTTTCATGGTTGGGAAAAACTCATACTGAG AGGTGCTGAGGACCAAGGGAAACCTGCAATGCAGTTTAAGTCCGAGAAGAGGAGCCAGATGGTGGAAGAGGGATACCGTATTCACGGGAACTCAGGAGATCAGTGGAGTGACCTTTTAGGATCTCCGATTTCTGTCAGATCATTCAAGCTGCCAAATCCTATGTACTACATTGCTTAA
- the LOC141693063 gene encoding uncharacterized protein LOC141693063, protein MEFTEAFKQTGPCAFSPNSRFIAVAVDYRLVIRDLLSLKVVQLFSCSDKISYIEWALDSEYILCGLYKKPVVQVWSLAQPDWTCKIDEGLAGIAFARWSPDSRHILTTSEFQLRLTVWSLVNTACVHVQWPKHASKGVAFTHDGKFAAICTRRDCKDYINLISCNTWEIMGIFAVDTLDLADIEWSPDDSAIVIWDSLLDYKVLIYSPDGRCLSKYQAYESGLGVKSVSWSPCGQFLAVGSYDQMLRVLSHLTWKVFAEFTHLSNVRAPCSAAIFKEVDEPLQLDMSGLSLKDDFTNHNSDNGAEQLIEVRYDVLEVPITLPFQKPPVDKPNPKQGISLLSWSSNSQYICTRNDSMPTVLWVWDMHNLELAAILLQKDPIRAAAWDPECTRLIFCTGSSHLYMWTPSGAYCVNVPLPQFNVTDLKWNSSGSCLLVKDKESFCCAAVASLPESSEYSSDED, encoded by the exons ATGGAGTTCACTGAGGCATTTAAACAAACAGGTCCTTGTGCGTTCTCCCCTAATTCTAGGTTTATCGCTGTTGCTGTCGATTATCGTCTCGTTATTCGTGATCTGTTATCGCTTAAG GTTGTGCAGCTGTTTTCATGCTCGGATAAGATTAGCTATATCGAGTGGGCCCTCGACTCTGAGTACATACTTTGTGGTCTCTATAAGAAGCCTGTTGTACAagtttggtcattggcacaacCTGACTGGACATGCAAAATCGATGAAGGCCTGGCTGGTATTGCTTTTGCTAGATGGAGCCCCGACAGTCGCCACATTCTCACCACATCTGAATTCCAATTGCGGCTCACTGTTTGGTCTCTAGTGAACACAGCATGTGTACATGTCCAGTGGCCAAAACATGCTTCTAAAGGGGTAGCCTTTACCCATGATGGAAAGTTTGCTGCAATATGCACCAGGCGTGATTGCAAAGACTATATAAATCTTATTTCGTGTAATACGTGGGAAATAATGGGAATTTTCGCTGTAGACACATTAGATTTGGCTGATATCGAATGGTCTCCAGATGATAGCGCTATTGTGATATGGGATTCTCTTCTAGATTATAAG GTTCTAATTTATTCCCCTGATGGGAGGTGTCTATCAAAGTATCAAGCATATGAAAGTGGGCTGGGTGTGAAAAGTGTTTCATGGTCACCTTGTGGCCAGTTTCTTGCTGTAGGAAGTTATGATCAGATGCTAAGAGTTTTGAGTCACCTTACTTGGAAAGTTTTTGCTGAGTTCACTCATCTATCAAATGTGCGGGCTCCTTGTTCTGCTGCCATCTTCAAG GAGGTAGATGAGCCTCTGCAACTTGATATGTCGGGTTTGTCTTTAAAGGATGATTTTACCAACCACAATTCTG ATAATGGAGCAGAACAACTCATAGAAGTCAGGTATGATGTTTTGGAAGTGCCCATCACCTTGCCTTTTCAGAAGCCGCCTGTGGACAAGCCCAATCCTAAACAAGGAATTA GTCTTTTGTCATGGAGTAGCAATAGCCAGTATATCTGTACTCGCAACGACAGTATGCCGACTGTCCTCTGGGTCTGGGACATGCACAATCTAGAACTTGCTGCCATTTTACTGCAAAAAGATCCCATCCGAGCAGCAGCTTGGGATCCTGAATGTACTCGTCTAATTTTTTGCACGGGAAGCTCCCACCTATACATGTGGACACCTTCTGGGGCTTATTGCGTGAATGTTCCATTACCACAATTCAATGTCACTGATTTAAAGTGGAACTCCTCGGGAAGCTGCCTTCTAGTCAAGGACAAGGAATCATTCTGTTGTGCCGCTGTTGCTTCGCTACCAGAATCAAGTGAATATAGCTCAGATGAAGATTGA
- the LOC141689351 gene encoding oleosin L-like, producing the protein MAEHQHQQPQQQSKSVQVVKAATAATAGGSLLVLSGLTLAGTVIALTIATPVMVIFSPVLVPAAISIFLIISGFLASGGFGVAALSVLSWIYRYVKGQHPVGADQIDYAKTKLASKAREMKEKADQMTSQQTS; encoded by the exons ATGGCAGAGCATCAACATCAACAACCGCAGCAGCAATCGAAGTCGGTGCAGGTGGTGAAGGCGGCGACGGCGGCGACAGCTGGCGGTTCACTTCTGGTACTTTCAGGACTGACATTGGCTGGAACAGTGATAGCACTTACTATAGCTACGCCTGTGATGGTCATTTTTAGCCCTGTTCTCGTTCCCGCCGCAATATCTATTTTCTTGATCATTTCTGGCTTCCTTGCTTCTGGTGGATTTGGCGTTGCTGCATTGTCTGTCCTCTCTTGGATCTACAG GTATGTGAAGGGGCAGCATCCGGTGGGAGCGGATCAGATAGATTATGCAAAGACAAAGCTGGCAAGTAAGGCAAGGGAGATGAAGGAGAAGGCTGATCAGATGACTTCCCAGCAGACTTCTTAA
- the LOC141692027 gene encoding protein FAR1-RELATED SEQUENCE 5-like — MNSFFDKYLSSATGLKEFIENAQKTLARQFMREKEEDYVTINLKRPMKLHTILEYHASCIYTKEMFRRFQDELVESSKYFVEKDRRASEEGERMGDVYTYYSCYRPMSEPTRRNVYFVAFEKASSLGICTCRMLEHSGLPCRHLLAVFTKKRVSEIPPYYINRRWTMHANRVDGVLPYNLDVGQSHEMTSTDRFNSMTMLIMSFCQSSIASKEWYDYAVGVMNREIPILERMSIDGIKSYESNLQAPNASAHEEIILEPIMSQTKGRKKDVRFKSPIESIGKKEKPPRRCTYCQMEGHDKRKCASRLEDLKNVQESQYN; from the coding sequence ATGAATTCTTTCTTTGATAAGTATTTGAGTTCGGCAACGGGTTTGAAGGAATTCATTGAAAATGCCCAAAAAACATTGGCAAGGCAATTCATGAGGGAGAAGGAAGAAGATTATGTCACCATTAATCTAAAACGTCCCATGAAATTGCATACCATATTGGAGTATCATGCTTCTTGTATCTACACTAAGGAAATGTTTAGAAGATTTCAAGATGAATTGGTTGAGTCTTCAAAATACTTTGTTGAAAAAGACCGACGAGCTAGTGAAGAAGGGGAGAGAATGGGGGATGTTTATACGTACTATAGTTGTTATAGGCCCATGTCCGAGCCTACGAGAAGAAATGTTTATTTTGTAGCATTCGAGAAAGCAAGCTCTTTGGGAATATGTACGTGTAGAATGCTTGAACATTCGGGGCTACCTTGTAGACACCTATTGGCGGTCTTCACTAAGAAACGGGTTTCGGAAATTCCCCCTTATTACATAAACCGGAGGTGGACAATGCAtgccaatagagttgatggtgtgtTGCCTTACAATTTGGATGTTGGACAAAGTCATGAGATGACCTCAACCGATCGATTTAATAGCATGACAATGTTAATCATGAGTTTTTGTCAAAGTAGCATTGCATCCAAGGAATGGTATGATTATGCCGTTGGAGTGATGAATCGGGAAATACCAATTCTCGAAAGAATGAGCATTGATGGAATTAAATCTTACGAAAGCAATTTGCAAGCTCCAAATGCAAGTGCTCATGAAGAAATAATTCTTGAACCTATTATGTCCCAAACTAAAGGGAGGAAGAAGGACGTTCGTTTCAAAAGTCCAATAGAATCGATTGGTAAAAAGGAGAAGCCGCCAAGAAGGTGCACTTATTGTCAAATGGAAGGCCATGATAAAAGGAAGTGTGCTAGTAGACTAGAAGATCTTAAAAATGTTCAAGAATCGCAATATAATTAG
- the LOC141692028 gene encoding protein FAR1-RELATED SEQUENCE 5-like, translating to MDEAGHFFRAYDLRNGFAIKIQASRRNKDNEIYGRLYVCRLYGKSVVAESSQNKRRREVLPKSECKVRMYVNYQKKKRHWKVTSLELVHNHGLVSPSKMNLVQRERHVNTATRSLIKTLYGSGVRNCQVMNVIGNIHGGNDKVGFNVQHVRNVLRDERKKMFEISDAQAGLYLLHRLNEESGSKYFIRTEVDEENRLKCLVWIDPRCIMAYQNFGDVMAFDTTYRINRYAIPFVPFTGVNHHYQSVIFGFALMRDEHASTFEWILHTWLEGVGNNPPLTIVTDQDQAMASAIAVVLRILPIYCVLGTLVKNSRRN from the coding sequence ATGGATGAGGCCGGTCATTTTTTTAGGGCTTATGATTTACGAAATGGATTTGCTATTAAAATTCAAGCTAGTCGTCGTAATAAAGACAACGAGATATATGGTCGTTTATATGTTTGTAGGCTTTATGGAAAAAGTGTCGTCGCCGAGAGTAGTCAAAATAAACGGCGTAGAGAGGTTCTTCCTAAAAGCGAGTGCAAGGTTAGGATGTAtgtcaattatcaaaagaaaaaacgTCACTGGAAGGTAACTAGCCTTGAATTGGTACACAACCACGGTCTTGTTTCCCCTAGTAAGATGAATTTGGTACAACGAGAAAGACATGTCAACACCGCGACCCGTAGTTTGATTAAAACGCTTTATGGTTCGGGGGTTCGTAATTGTCAAGTGATGAATGTGATTGGTAACATTCATGGAGGTAATGACAAAGTTGGTTTCAATGTTCAACATGTTAGGAATGTGTTAAGAGATGAGAGGAAGAAAATGTTTGAGATTAGTGACGCCCAAGCGGGGTTGTACTTGTTGCATAGGTTGAATGAAGAAAGTggttctaaatattttattaggaCCGAAGTCGATGAAGAGAATCGCTTGAAGTGTCTAGTATGGATTGATCCGAGATGTATAATGGCTTACCAAAATTTTGGCGATGTTATGGCTTTTGATACCACTTATCGGATAAATAGGTATGCAATACCATTTGTCCCATTTACCGGAGTCAATCATCATTATCAATCGGTAATTTTCGGGTTTGCATTGATGCGGGATGAACACGCGTCGACTTTTGAGTGGATTCTTCATACTTGGCTTGAAGGTGTGGGGAATAATCCTCCATTGACTATAGTCACGGATCAAGATCAAGCCATGGCAAGCGCTATTGCGGTTGTACTCCGAATACTACCCATTTATTGTGTTCTTGGCACATTAGTCAAAAATTCCCGGAGAAATTAG
- the LOC141689400 gene encoding stellacyanin-like, producing METKLLVFLLLVVLCFSSTCTATTYMVGDNSGWDISTDLGSWTNGKQFQVGDVLAFQYSSTHSVSKVKKESYDGCNTSNVLESSSNGNTSFTLAQPGDSYFICGNRLHCLGGMKLHVVTQGNSSAASPAMAPQSGGAAGGGGSLPQPSSKTNKPSSSAAMFYHVTMLESLCIALFVLIISTWIV from the exons ATGGAGACAAAACTACTTGTCTTCCTCCTCCTAGTAGTCCTCTGTTTTTCATCAACATGCACAGCTACAACGTACATGGTCGGCGACAATTCCGGTTGGGACATTAGCACTGATCTCGGTTCATGGACAAATGGCAAACAATTCCAAGTCGGCGATGTTCTTG CTTTTCAATATTCGTCAACACATAGTGTTTCGAAGGTGAAAAAAGAAAGTTACGACGGGTGCAACACGAGCAATGTACTAGAATCAAGTAGTAACGGGAACACCTCGTTTACTTTGGCACAGCCTGGTGACAGTTACTTCATCTGCGGTAACAGGTTGCATTGCCTAGGAGGAATGAAATTACATGTTGTTACACAAGGAAATTCTTCGGCAGCATCTCCTGCGATGGCGCCGCAATCGGGAGGAGCAGCAGGAGGAGGAGGTTCGCTTCCTCAACCTTCGTCCAAGACCAATAAACCTTCAAGTTCAGCAGCCATGTTTTATCATGTCACCATGTTGGAATCTCTTTGCATTGCATTGTTTGTTTTGATAATTTCCACCTGGATAGTCTAA